In one window of Opitutus sp. GAS368 DNA:
- a CDS encoding glycoside hydrolase family 99-like domain-containing protein — protein sequence MSQKYEIGVYYFPGYHADQRVSDWHGPGWTEWKLLRAAKPRFKGHQQPKVPLWGYENESLPAAMKKKADMASRHGINHFIFDWYHYGGRPFLNGALDDGFLGIKGGPAIKFALMWANHDWLNIQPASLNGENPLLLSGLVGRKDFDRIAAHVIEKYFSSPHYWTIAGCPYFSIYDLPNLIKGLGGVARLKEALRSFRRRVERAGFPGLHLNLVHWQNTIVGSRNGLARPEETIHRLEFDSVSSYVWIHHYPERRYVFPQTSYLNVLKYNVGYWRKTSTEFNIPYFPNVTMGWDASPRCAQTDAFERRTYPFMATLQGNTPASFRRALRLAKNHVDAQRLPARHFSINAWNEWTEGSYLEPDRRNGFAYLEAIREVFGAT from the coding sequence ATGAGTCAAAAATACGAGATCGGAGTCTACTACTTTCCCGGTTATCACGCCGATCAACGGGTGTCCGACTGGCACGGGCCCGGCTGGACGGAGTGGAAATTGCTTCGGGCCGCCAAACCGCGCTTCAAGGGACATCAGCAGCCGAAGGTCCCGCTGTGGGGTTATGAAAATGAGTCATTGCCGGCGGCGATGAAGAAGAAGGCGGACATGGCTTCACGCCATGGCATCAATCATTTCATCTTCGATTGGTATCACTACGGCGGGCGCCCCTTTCTGAATGGCGCGCTGGATGATGGTTTTCTCGGGATCAAGGGCGGACCCGCGATCAAGTTCGCGCTGATGTGGGCCAACCATGACTGGCTCAACATCCAGCCCGCGTCACTGAACGGAGAAAACCCATTGCTGCTGTCCGGGTTGGTCGGCCGCAAAGATTTCGATCGAATCGCGGCCCATGTGATCGAGAAATATTTCAGCTCGCCGCACTATTGGACAATTGCGGGGTGCCCCTATTTCTCAATTTACGACCTGCCAAACCTGATCAAGGGGCTGGGCGGAGTCGCCCGCCTGAAGGAAGCGCTGCGTTCCTTTCGCCGGCGGGTCGAGCGGGCGGGGTTCCCCGGGCTGCATCTCAATCTGGTCCATTGGCAGAATACGATTGTCGGCAGCCGGAACGGCCTGGCGAGACCGGAGGAGACAATTCACCGCCTCGAATTCGACAGTGTCTCATCCTATGTGTGGATCCATCACTACCCCGAACGACGCTATGTGTTTCCGCAGACCAGCTACCTGAATGTATTGAAATACAACGTAGGCTATTGGCGCAAGACCAGCACGGAATTCAACATCCCGTATTTCCCCAATGTGACGATGGGCTGGGATGCGTCGCCGCGGTGCGCGCAAACCGATGCATTCGAGCGCCGCACCTATCCCTTCATGGCCACCTTGCAGGGCAACACCCCGGCAAGTTTCCGGCGGGCGTTGCGCCTGGCGAAAAACCATGTCGATGCACAACGGCTGCCCGCCCGGCATTTCAGCATCAATGCCTGGAATGAGTGGACCGAGGGCAGCTACCTGGAACCGGACCGGCGGAACGGCTTTGCCTATCTGGAGGCGATCAGGGAAGTTTTCGGCGCAACCTAG
- a CDS encoding TonB-dependent receptor gives MNSTPKHYLPLSRLLIILTAVALAPLARAQTDTTSTPSKKATQDDIITLTPFTVRGDSAADGYRVDSTTTGAKINTPLNELPITINVLNREFLTDMNVYKVQDATAYVAGVTNANRNENDTETYTIRGFQSSSPLRNGIAFNSITDISNIERVEVAKGPAAILYGVVEPGGVVNYTTKRPLANYAATIEETVGSYSLYRTDFDFNVPLNDSKTLLFRVPGAYSDKDTSQKYEKSKTFFINPVLTWKLTPKTLVTFDYSYKKETGNFARGGIIGALQPNANFPQAVSIFNVPGFGEEYGTSFPGGHLYNQHSYGEIRVEQIIDSHITLQGIFSQDQFHFDDVSAFLNTFRTPAAANVSLPTSATQLTSQFFPFDERYRTKSRYYEINALLRYDLGKVHTTTLLGVSGTRMVESEGAFYITPGPFPFTVDPSQPDAVRFAAMPADTSNFVKWFDYSLGATTPGFGRANLFVTEQIGALDNKLHLMGGIRRQSYADVNVTKTLPQIGGIYEVTHGLSFYATYSGTDKSNGLRASDQAVRPLETSKGYDFGFKLDLLDSKLTGSIAYFDIKKTNVKITNPGGFIDQTTGQILPGADNVLIAGEAEAKGVEVDLQARPVKGLQLGLGYAHTDAKDTKDTDPALQGSTFPGVVKDALVFFGKFRVEGGVLANLDVGAGMQYNFGTVHYDAITNPFYGIATHGNTKNIHVFAHYPIVWDKHRVTLGLAVNNLTDDRYFVRSLELSDARQVLFSAEVKF, from the coding sequence ATGAATTCCACCCCCAAGCATTACCTTCCCCTGTCGCGGCTGCTTATTATTTTGACCGCAGTCGCTCTTGCCCCCCTGGCCCGCGCACAAACGGACACCACTTCCACCCCGTCGAAGAAAGCGACGCAGGATGACATCATCACGCTCACGCCCTTCACGGTTCGCGGTGATTCCGCGGCCGACGGCTACCGGGTGGATTCGACGACGACCGGCGCGAAGATCAACACGCCGCTGAACGAGCTGCCGATCACCATCAACGTGCTGAACCGGGAGTTCCTGACCGACATGAATGTCTACAAGGTGCAGGACGCCACGGCGTATGTGGCGGGCGTGACCAATGCGAACCGCAATGAGAACGACACGGAGACCTACACGATCCGCGGCTTCCAGAGTTCGTCCCCGCTCCGCAACGGCATCGCCTTCAATTCGATCACCGATATCTCGAACATCGAGCGGGTCGAGGTCGCCAAAGGCCCGGCCGCGATTCTCTACGGCGTGGTCGAGCCGGGTGGCGTGGTAAATTACACCACCAAGCGCCCGCTGGCGAACTATGCGGCCACCATCGAGGAGACAGTCGGAAGCTATTCGCTCTACCGCACTGATTTCGATTTCAACGTGCCGCTGAACGACAGCAAGACGCTCCTCTTCCGGGTGCCAGGCGCCTACTCTGACAAGGATACCTCGCAGAAATACGAGAAGTCGAAGACGTTTTTCATCAATCCGGTCCTGACGTGGAAGCTCACCCCCAAGACCCTGGTGACCTTCGACTACTCCTACAAAAAGGAGACGGGCAACTTCGCCCGCGGCGGCATCATCGGCGCGCTGCAGCCCAATGCGAATTTCCCCCAGGCGGTGAGCATTTTCAATGTGCCGGGTTTCGGCGAGGAATACGGCACCTCCTTCCCGGGCGGGCACCTGTATAACCAGCATAGCTACGGTGAAATCCGGGTGGAGCAGATCATCGACAGCCACATCACCCTGCAGGGCATCTTCAGCCAGGACCAGTTTCACTTCGACGACGTCTCGGCCTTCCTCAACACCTTCCGGACGCCGGCGGCGGCGAATGTCTCCCTGCCCACCTCGGCGACGCAGCTCACGTCGCAATTCTTCCCATTTGACGAACGGTATCGCACGAAGTCCCGCTATTACGAGATCAACGCGCTCCTGCGTTACGACCTGGGCAAGGTTCACACCACCACCCTGCTGGGCGTTTCGGGCACCCGCATGGTCGAGTCCGAGGGCGCCTTCTACATCACACCCGGGCCGTTCCCCTTCACGGTGGATCCGAGCCAGCCGGACGCGGTGCGTTTCGCCGCGATGCCCGCCGACACGAGCAACTTCGTCAAATGGTTCGATTATTCGCTCGGCGCCACGACCCCGGGTTTTGGCCGCGCCAACCTGTTTGTCACCGAGCAAATCGGCGCCCTGGACAACAAGCTGCACCTGATGGGCGGCATCCGCCGCCAGAGTTATGCCGACGTGAATGTCACCAAGACGCTGCCGCAAATCGGCGGGATCTACGAGGTGACCCATGGGCTCTCGTTCTACGCGACCTATTCCGGCACGGACAAATCCAACGGCCTGCGCGCCAGCGACCAGGCGGTCCGCCCACTCGAGACCAGCAAGGGTTATGACTTCGGCTTCAAGCTGGACCTGCTCGACTCGAAACTGACGGGCTCGATCGCCTACTTCGACATCAAGAAGACGAACGTGAAGATCACCAACCCCGGCGGCTTCATCGACCAGACGACCGGCCAGATTCTTCCCGGCGCGGACAACGTGCTCATCGCCGGCGAGGCGGAGGCGAAGGGGGTTGAAGTGGATCTGCAGGCGAGGCCGGTCAAGGGACTCCAGCTCGGCCTGGGTTACGCCCACACCGACGCGAAGGACACCAAGGACACCGATCCAGCCCTGCAGGGCTCAACTTTCCCCGGCGTGGTGAAGGACGCGCTCGTATTCTTTGGCAAATTCCGGGTCGAGGGGGGCGTGCTGGCCAACCTGGATGTCGGCGCGGGCATGCAATACAACTTTGGGACGGTCCATTATGACGCGATCACGAACCCATTTTACGGCATCGCGACCCACGGGAACACAAAGAACATCCATGTCTTCGCGCACTACCCGATCGTATGGGATAAGCACCGGGTCACCTTGGGTCTCGCGGTGAACAACCTGACCGACGACCGCTATTTCGTCCGGTCCCTGGAGCTTTCCGACGCGCGGCAGGTTCTCTTCTCTGCCGAAGTAAAGTTCTGA
- a CDS encoding LacI family DNA-binding transcriptional regulator gives MNIRDIARHAGLSKSAVSLALRDHPSIPGKTRAKIKALAKKLGYQPDPTVAKVMGAIARHDTSDVTAPIVVLSDWPTPKHWLNAGHGLRRFYRGLNDRAKELGYRLEEIWLRAPGMTPRRVEQILAARGTEGIVVLNYPEAPARLQLDLSPYACVVIGRALVQPRLYAVDHDHHQGLFECLTQVRQRGYKRPGLVLTNDANERTMHCWAAAYHFFLSEIPKKDRIPFLLLPGSTSQSLKRWIKAYRPDVILSADFTILKALEGVGLQVPKDVGLAVLFWREENHFVAGIDTQDEAQSGRAIDLLIEQMRRNQHGILHRPETILFDGTWKDGASLPLAPASARGQPVTGSLARGA, from the coding sequence ATGAACATTCGTGATATTGCGCGCCACGCCGGTCTCTCGAAATCCGCCGTGTCGCTGGCGTTGCGCGATCATCCGAGCATTCCGGGTAAGACCCGGGCAAAAATCAAGGCACTCGCCAAGAAGCTCGGATATCAGCCGGACCCGACTGTGGCCAAAGTGATGGGGGCGATTGCACGCCACGACACCTCCGATGTCACTGCGCCGATTGTTGTGCTTTCGGACTGGCCGACGCCCAAGCACTGGCTGAATGCCGGTCATGGGTTGCGGCGATTTTATCGTGGATTGAACGACCGGGCAAAAGAACTGGGTTACCGGCTGGAAGAGATCTGGCTCCGGGCACCCGGGATGACGCCGCGGCGCGTCGAGCAAATATTGGCCGCCCGGGGGACGGAGGGTATTGTCGTTTTGAATTATCCTGAAGCGCCCGCTCGCTTGCAGCTGGATTTGTCCCCCTACGCTTGTGTCGTCATCGGTCGAGCTTTGGTGCAGCCCCGGCTTTATGCCGTGGATCACGATCACCACCAGGGGTTGTTTGAATGTCTCACCCAGGTGAGGCAACGCGGCTACAAGCGACCGGGCTTGGTCCTGACCAATGACGCCAATGAGCGGACAATGCATTGCTGGGCGGCCGCTTATCACTTCTTCCTCAGTGAGATTCCGAAGAAAGATCGCATTCCCTTTCTGTTGCTACCCGGATCGACCTCCCAGTCCCTGAAGCGCTGGATCAAGGCCTATCGTCCTGATGTGATTCTGTCGGCGGATTTCACCATCCTGAAGGCGCTGGAGGGCGTTGGCCTGCAGGTGCCAAAGGATGTCGGCCTCGCGGTGCTCTTTTGGCGCGAGGAGAATCACTTTGTGGCGGGCATTGATACCCAGGACGAGGCTCAATCCGGCCGAGCCATTGACCTGTTGATTGAGCAGATGCGGCGCAACCAACACGGGATACTTCATAGGCCGGAAACAATACTCTTCGACGGGACCTGGAAGGACGGCGCCAGTTTGCCGTTGGCCCCGGCCTCGGCGCGCGGACAACCGGTGACGGGCAGTCTGGCGCGAGGTGCATGA